The following nucleotide sequence is from Pseudomonadota bacterium.
AAGTCATATTTCTGTTGTTTTGTCATTCCCACGAATACCCTGAAGGGCACAAGCGTGGGAATCCAGTGATTTCAATGTGTTCTGGACTCCCGTTTTCACGGGAGTGACGGTTTTACAACTTTTTACGAGTGCATCAAGATTGATTCCTATTCCTATTCCTATTACTATTACTATCCCTCCCCATACAGCACAAAGGGCCCCCAGTAGAAGGGATTGGGGTATTTCTTTTTCATTGCGCTGCGGGTGAGTAAGAGAGCCTCTGAGCGGGATTTGCCTTCTTTGAGATACCGGTAGAATGTGGTCATGTATTCTACGGTCTCCTGGGATGCAACTTCCCAGAGAGATACAACTACAGAGCGTGCCCCTGCGTGTTGAAAAGCACGGGCAAAGTTCACAACACCTTCCCCTTCCATAACCTTGCCTCTGCCGGTCATACAGGCAGAGAGCAGAACCATGTCTGCATCGAGCTTGAGTCCAAGCGCCTTTGAGAGGGTCAGGAATCCATTGTCATTCCCCTGGTTCTCTACCTGACCGAGGAGTAAAAAGGGTTCGTTAATACCTTGCAGTTTTCCCGGGAGGTCACCGTGAGTGGCAAAGTGAAGATAGCGGTAGCCAGCAAGGGGGGTCTGTTTGAAAGTAGTTTCATTGGCATTGATTCCAAGAAGAATGTCAGGGGGATTCGGTTGGGCATTGAAGAGCTTTGCAATCTGTCTTACCTCTCCTTCAGTTTCGGGAAGAGGAGTATAGATAAGCGGCTTGCCCTCTTTATCATCCTTTAAAACCTGTCCCCATTCACGTCTTGTAGCAAGACCACGGAAGGCATACTGATCGAGATTTTGGGCAAGAAGTACCGGCTGTGGTGTACCTTGTTTAAAGGCAATATAGCGAGGATCATCTTTGCTGTAAAATGGATTGCCCAGGGCAAAGAGGGGTTTGGTTGCTTTAGTGGGATTCAGCATACGGTTCAATGCAAGTACGGTTGCTGATTGGGCGTAAGTGATAGTGAATCTGTCTCCTATGTAAACACTATCCCTGGAATCCTTCCCTTCTTGTATAACGAGGGTTTCGAAGGGGAGAAGCCCAAGGATACCGTCTGGAACAATGATGACTTTATCGGTTTTCTTTACCTCTTTAAGGGCATCGGCAAGGAGGAGGTTATAAAGCTCTCCGGCTAACCCTGGAGAGAACATGGCATGTTGCTGTGCGTTTAAGGGCTCCATGAAGGTCTTTATCTTTGTCTCCAGAACTTCTTTCCGGACAGTGATTTTGATCAGTTTTACTGCTCCCCCTTTGCGGATGACAAAGAGATACGTCGCTTCATCACCAAGGGCATATTCGAGGAGGACTTCGTTGGTCTTGAGAGGGATATTCTCTGCAATAACGGGGGAGGGATACTTGAGCGATGCATAACGGGGATAGTCCTGGCGAAGATGCCCGATGAGAGTATTAAGCTCAGAAGTAAGCTGTTGTTTTTTCTGGCGTAATTGGGTCAAAGCCGCCTCTCCCTTCGTGTAGGCTGCAGACCATTCACCTTCAACAGCAAAGAGTTCGCCTGCAAGCATTGCCTCTTTTTCCTGAAGGTCCTTTGGGATTGTCACATCATGGGTCTTCCTCCCCGAGGCTGCTATAACATCGAGAAGGGTGCGGGCCTTTGTTGATTCAGCGAAGTAAAAAGCGCTCTGTTTGAGGTCTCTGCCATAGGCGCTGAAAGAAGGGTCAGACAGGTCTCCCTTGAGAGCCCGTTCAGCTAATACAGAAACAATTCCACGGTAGGACTTGACCCTATCCTCTGCTCCCATGAACCCTTCCTGAGCCTTTCTGAGCCTCCCCCTCGCCTCCTCAACAAGAAGAGCAGCCTTCAGGTACTCCATTGCAGCATCCTTTGTTTGGCCAAGATGTGAGAGGACTTCCCCTCGCTGTGTATGATAGACAATCCTGTCTGACAGGACGTCGTTTCCCTGAATATCTATGTTGTTGAGGTGAGTTAAGGCATCCTGATAGCGGCCAGTGGCGAGAGCAAGAGAAGCAAGGGAGGAGGGGAGATGTTTTTCGATTTTGATTTTGAATGTATGCCACTTTCGTTCCTCCTTTTGCAATTCGGGATTTTCAGCTACATTTTTCTTATGGTAGTCAAGCACCCTTTCTGTTTCGCGGAAGGAAAGCTCTGCGGCAGGATAGTTCTTCATGCGCATCTGCAATGTTCCTTTTTTGAGGAATATGTCGGACAAGATAAGCACGTTCCCCATCAGTATACCGTCTTTGCTTAAACTAATCGCCTCATCAATGGCCTTAAGACCTTCCTCGCAAAACTTCAATGCCTCTGCATTGTTGCCATTCATTGCATAAAGATCGGCAAGGTCCAGATATTCCATGGTTTTCATAGCCAATACAGACGATTTAAGATACCCGGGAAGATTCTCAACAAGGTCCGGCCTTTTGCCCTTCAGCATTTTAGAGGCGTTCACAGTCTCAATATTAAGCTGTTCCATAGATTCCGATCCTTTGATGCTTGACGCTTCCCTGGCATATTTTAAGGCCTCATCATGGTTGCCGAGAGTCAAAAAGATTTTGCTGATCTTTTTCAGTAATTCATGTTGGGGTAGTTTTATTAAATTTCCAAGTGCAGATGAAGATTTATCAGAGATATATTTGGGTAAAGTTGAACCATATTTAGCCCTCAAATCCTCCAGTTGAGCATTCAAATCCTCCTGCAAAATCTTTGCATATTTCATTGCCAGCAAATAATGCTCTAACGCCTCTTCATAAAATCCAATTTCCATGTATGCATCGCCCAGTTTCATGTGGTTGCCAAAACAACAGGTGCTTGTGCTGCCCCCATATTCGGCCTTTCCCTGGCTGCACTCCACCAGCTCCTTCTTATGAAAAGCAATAACTTCATAGTACCTACCCTGCCCTATGTATTTCGATAGTTCTTCATNNNNNNNNNNNNNNNNNNNNNNNNNNNNNNNNNNNNNNNNNNNNNNNNNNNNNNNNNNNNNNNNNNNNNNNNNTGGAGCCTGCTGCCATCTCTCTAAGTCTCTTGCTGTACGCCTCTCTTTCTCTTGCGAGTTCATCCTTGCTCGTCTTGCTTTTTATCATTTCCGTATACTTTTTCTTGAACGCTTCATTTTCTTTTATCATTTCATCCTGATCCAGGGCATACACCCCGGCAGAGACGGATAACAAGATAAATATGCACGCAACAACAAAGCAAAATGCTTGTTTCATTTGCCTCCTCTCATTGCCCTTTTTAATTATACTCCTTCGCGTCATTAAGGCGTCTGCACTAAAAATTATTCATGCCTGAATTGCACTATTTTTACCCATCCGCCTTCTCCTTCGATCCTCTCAAGAAGTGCGTTGATCCTATTGGGCTGTTGAGTGAGTTCATCTTCCGAGATGTGCTGGGGTGCGCCCGTTTCCGGTGATTCTGCCTGCGGCGTATCCGCCTGGAGCGACTCAACTACCGGTACTACCAGGATTGCCCTTGTTTTGAGGCTGCGTATTGCCCCTCTTACCTGTTCTTTGAGAGAAACGCCTTCTATCCGGCCCCCTACCCCTCTTACATCTTGTCCTGAAGAAAGGCTTTCTATCTCACCCTGTAATGGCCATGAAGTGACAAGGAGATAGAGCTTTTCCTCACCTCTTGTATCGTCAAGCGTATATGCCTTGCCGGGGGCAGGAACCCAGTAGTCCTTTTCTTTTAATACACGAGCATTATTGTCCTTGCCTGGGAAGAGGATATTCACGTTGCCTTTTGCATCTTCCTGAACAACATAGACATAACAATCCTGGAGGGGTCTGAAGAAGATAAGATACCGGTCTGAACGTGATTTGAGACTCATACCGTCCTTGAGTATCTTTATTTTTCTCTCCCCTTTCTTCTGAAAAAAGAAACCGGCTTCCACAATGACTTTTTGTTCTACCGTCGTCTCAGGAGCAGAAGAAATGGAGCGGGTCTGTATGCCTCTTGTAGACCCTGCATATCCCGCTTTTCTTATGATTTCAACTCTTCTGTTAAGGCTGTGGCATGCTTCGGAGTTGTCGCTGCAAAGGGGCATTCTCTTGCCATACCCTTTAGCTATCAGATTAGACTTCGATATGCCATAATGTTGCACAATATAGTCTACAACTGCCTGAGCACGCTTCATTGACAGGTTCCGGTTATACCCGTCGCT
It contains:
- a CDS encoding CHAT domain-containing protein produces the protein EELSKYIGQGRYYEVIAFHKKELVECSQGKAEYGGSTSTCCFGNHMKLGDAYMEIGFYEEALEHYLLAMKYAKILQEDLNAQLEDLRAKYGSTLPKYISDKSSSALGNLIKLPQHELLKKISKIFLTLGNHDEALKYAREASSIKGSESMEQLNIETVNASKMLKGKRPDLVENLPGYLKSSVLAMKTMEYLDLADLYAMNGNNAEALKFCEEGLKAIDEAISLSKDGILMGNVLILSDIFLKKGTLQMRMKNYPAAELSFRETERVLDYHKKNVAENPELQKEERKWHTFKIKIEKHLPSSLASLALATGRYQDALTHLNNIDIQGNDVLSDRIVYHTQRGEVLSHLGQTKDAAMEYLKAALLVEEARGRLRKAQEGFMGAEDRVKSYRGIVSVLAERALKGDLSDPSFSAYGRDLKQSAFYFAESTKARTLLDVIAASGRKTHDVTIPKDLQEKEAMLAGELFAVEGEWSAAYTKGEAALTQLRQKKQQLTSELNTLIGHLRQDYPRYASLKYPSPVIAENIPLKTNEVLLEYALGDEATYLFVIRKGGAVKLIKITVRKEVLETKIKTFMEPLNAQQHAMFSPGLAGELYNLLLADALKEVKKTDKVIIVPDGILGLLPFETLVIQEGKDSRDSVYIGDRFTITYAQSATVLALNRMLNPTKATKPLFALGNPFYSKDDPRYIAFKQGTPQPVLLAQNLDQYAFRGLATRREWGQVLKDDKEGKPLIYTPLPETEGEVRQIAKLFNAQPNPPDILLGINANETTFKQTPLAGYRYLHFATHGDLPGKLQGINEPFLLLGQVENQGNDNGFLTLSKALGLKLDADMVLLSACMTGRGKVMEGEGVVNFARAFQHAGARSVVVSLWEVASQETVEYMTTFYRYLKEGKSRSEALLLTRSAMKKKYPNPFYWGPFVLYGEG
- a CDS encoding tetratricopeptide repeat protein; protein product: MTVKTRFLIIISWVMLPLFFTLAHGADCEKAKRSFNEAYGLDNDTPGLIRKEQLYKEATYLCPSLAEACNNLGDVYERQGRFEEAAEQYKKTIELRPHVPYPYFGIGDVYYKTNRPKEAVEWYEKGLKYDPGDIITKERLALARDMSKGSVVKAETIRNLFSSTRGPAEIVSITFGEALIPFEYNKTNIVGSAVSQIAELGKALRDISGVFEIAGHTDIRGSDGYNRNLSMKRAQAVVDYIVQHYGISKSNLIAKGYGKRMPLCSDNSEACHSLNRRVEIIRKAGYAGSTRGIQTRSISSAPETTVEQKVIVEAGFFFQKKGERKIKILKDGMSLKSRSDRYLIFFRPLQDCYVYVVQEDAKGNVNILFPGKDNNARVLKEKDYWVPAPGKAYTLDDTRGEEKLYLLVTSWPLQGEIESLSSGQDVRGVGGRIEGVSLKEQVRGAIRSLKTRAILVVPVVESLQADTPQAESPETGAPQHISEDELTQQPNRINALLERIEGEGGWVKIVQFRHE